GAGATGAAGCCAAAGCCCTTGGATTCGTTGAACCACTTCACGGTACCTGTAGACATAGTAATCTTTACCTTTAAATATCAAATATATAGAGAGAGTTGTGCGTACAGGTAATGAAGAGGTGATTCGAGGAGTATCTGTGAGGCACTGCTGAAATTACCAATTAACAATATCTGTAGCAAGCAGAACTATAGGCCCATTTCCGAGTGAATGCCAGAACTATTTTCAGACAATATCCAAAACGGCCAAAGCCGAGAGGGGCCCGGCACCTCCATGTGCCTGTTGATGCCCTATTCAGCCTTCAGATACGCGAAACCTTCCGATTGCAACTCGGCGAGCCGCACGACCCCGGAAGGGACTGCTGCAACCGGCTCGTAGAGCTTGTCTTCAGAGACTCCGGTCTGGGTGCGGGTAATATTACACAACTCCAGCTTCACGCCCCGATCGCTCAGTGAGAGCAGCCGGCCCTTGATGCTCTCCCGACGCTCCGCCAGTTCGGCATCCTCAGCGAAGGGGGTGTCGACCAGCTTGTCATCGGTGAGAAAACGAATACCGTGCGCGACGAACACGATCCGCACGTCGTAGTCGACCAATTCATTCTGGTAGTGGGTCACCATGTTGTTGATGCTGGTCAGCATGGCGCTGAAACGGCGCGAGTCGGCAAAATCGGCGTGGTATACGACCTTGACCACACCATCGGAGAAATCCGCAGCCATCGCTCGTCCCGGAATCCAGCTCGTTGCGAAAACCAGGAGCAGTACGGCGGTCAACAATCCGCCACGCCCGGAAACCCGGCCGGTCGGTAACACTTTCATATCGCCTCCTGTGAGTATCCGATCATTGATGCACTACCTGCTTCGTGCCGGGCGCCCTTTGCTCACGCAGGGCCTCAATGTTGGTTTTTTATCAGAGTGGACCCGGGACTCTGACAAGATAGCCGAAACCCGCGACGAGGGACATCTATCTCGGGCCGACTGCCCCGACTCGACGACGGGGGGCAGCAACTCGGCTAACATGGGAATTAGCGATTCGGAAAAGGAATTCAGGAGTACGCATGGAATTCGGCAGACCCGTTCTGGTTATGGCCTGTTTTTTCTCACTCATCGCTTGTGTAGGCGGCGGCGGAGGCGCTACTGCTGTCGATGACGACGGAAAGACCAGCCCTGATGATGCCACGCACTCGATCATGATGACGCCGGTAGCCGACGGACTGGAGAACCCCTGGGCTCTCGCTTTCCTGACCGACGGCGACATTCTGGTGACCGAGCGCCCCGGCCGGTTGCGGCTCATTCAAGATGGCAATCTGGTCGAGCAGCCGGTCACCGGATTGCCGGAAGTATGGGTCGGCGGGCAGGGAGGACTGCTCGATGTCGAGGCGCACCCCGACTTCGCCAACAACCGGCTCATCTACTTCTCCTACAGCGCGGGCACCGATTCGGAGCAGACCACCCGGGTAACACGGGCCCGGTATGAAAACGGCGCGTTGTCGGAGTTACTGACCATCTTCGAGGCCGAACCCTACCGGGACAGCAGCAAACACTTCGGCTCCCGTCTCGCTTTCGACAGCCAGAACTTTCTCTACATCAGCCTGGGAGAGAGGGGCGACCGCGCTCAAGCCCAGGACCGGCTCGACCACGTCGGCTCGATCATTCGCATCCATGATGATGGGCGCGTACCTGCCGATAACCCATTCTTCTCTGCACCGGATGCCCGATCCGAACTGTTCAGCATCGGCCACCGGAACCCCCAGGGACTCACCCGCAACCCGTTCAGTGGCGATATATGGAGCCATGAGCACGGGCCGCAGGGCGGCGACGAAGTCAATCTCATCCGTGCCGGACTCAACTACGGCTGGCCCGAGATCACCCACGGCACCAATTACGACGGCACTCCCATCGGCCCGAGCCAGCAGGAAGGCATGGAGCCACCGCTTTATCACTGGGCTCCGACCTCAATCGCACCGTCAGGCATGGCCTTCTATACCGGCGATCGATTCCCGAACTGGGAGGGGGATCTCTTCCTCGGTGCACTCGCCGGACGCGCACTGGTACGCCTGCAAGTGGCGGGAAACGAAGTCACCGGCGAAGAGCGGCTACTGGAGAGCGAAGAAATGCGAATCCGGGATGTGGCCGAGGGGCCCGACGGCTATCTGTGGATTGTGACCGACCACAATCCGGGACAACTGATACGTCTGGAACCGGCGGAGTAGCTACCGCTTCGACTACCCGGCATCACCGGCTTCGGAGATAAAGCCTCTCGACCTTCTCCCTGGCCCAGGGAGTACGGCGCAGGAATTTCAGACTGGAGGAGATACTCGGGTCCTTGGTAAAGCATTTGATCTTGATGCGTCGACCCAACTCTTCCCAGCCGTACTCCTCCACCAGCCGTGTGAGCATCATCTCCAGCGTCACACCATGTAACGGGTCCCGGTGACGCTCTTCACTCATCGGTGCCGCCATCCGTATCGCCCTTTTCCGGTTTGATCTCGGCCTTTTTCACCCGAATCGGTTGACCGGCCAGCATGGTGCCGTTGAGGTTTTTCATCGCCGCCTTGGCCTCACCGGGCCTTGGCATCTCCACGAACCCAAAGCCTTTCGAGTTACCGGTCTGTTTGTCCATGACCAGCGAGCAGGACTGCACGCTTCCGTAGGCCTCGAACAGCTCCCTGAGCTCGTTCTCTGTGGTGGTACGGGCGAGGTTGCGAATCAAAAGTTTCATTAGCGGTACCGAAGTCATCCGATGGGGAAGGCGGGCCAACAGCCGTTTAGCTTACCCGAACCCACCCGTAAATACCGCCTGGCAGTAAAACGGAAATCGCAACCGCTAGCGCCTGTTCGGCGGGCCGACCAGCCGAGCGCCCATAGCCAGTCCAAGCCCGAACAGGCCATGAATGGCCAGCAGCGAGCCCCCTGAAACCCGCTCCTGGATACCCGGACTGAGCCGCCGCGGGAGGACGTGGTAGTCAATGATCCAGGCCAGCAAAGACGCGCTGGTACCGGCAAGCAGTGCTCCGCGAAGACCCCGGTGTGTGCTCCCGCGAAAGAGCGTCAGCATCACCGCTGCCCAAAAGAGGCCTGCGCCCAGATTGATGACCACGCCCGGGAGTGTGTGCCGATACGAAAATCGCCGCTCGTCAAGGGCCGACTCACCCCAGATGACGTGACCGGGAGCATTGAGGGCCGCTACGGCGCTACCGCTGTCGCGCCGCCCGAACAGGGCCGCAGCGACCGAGAACAGGACCCCCGCGAGTAATCCCGGAACCACCACTTCCGCCAGGCTGGGCCGCCGAGTTTCCATGTCGAACCTCCTCCGATCACTAGTCCTTATGCCCCAGTATGGACAAATCCACAGCCGGTGTTCATCCGCAACCGCCTTCCGCCACACGGCCAGGGCCCGGGACAGGCGAGACGATTGCATAGGCACAGTTGTTTAACATACAAATTAAAGGGATACTCAGAGCAGGTGCGTTCCAGAACGGTCGTACCGGTACTACCAAAAAAACAAGACAAAGGAGATCATCAATGTCGCTGAAGCGAACACTGAAGATGGTACTCGCAGGGGGAATTGCGTTGAGTACCACCACCCTGGCAAGCGGGCCCTCGCCGGAGATGCTGGCCCAAACCTGTGCCGCCTGTCATGGAACCAACGGTTCCAGCATAGCCTTCACCCCCTCCATCGCAGGGGCCGATCCCGAGTATTTCGTCGATAGCATGCAAGCCTTCAAGAATGGCGATCGCAATGTGACGGTGATGGACCGTATCGCCAAAGGCTATTCGGATGACCAGATCCAGAAAATGGCCGAGTTTTTCGCCAAACAACCGGCGCGTCCCATGGAGCAGGAGTATTCGCCGGTAAAGGCGAAACTCGGCGCAACGCTGCACGAAGACTACTGCGAGAAGTGCCACGAAGACGGCGGCCTCGACTCCGAAACCAGTGCCGTCCTGGCCGGTCAATCCATGCTCTACCTCAACTACTCGATGGCCGACTTCAAGGAAGGGCATCGGGAGACACCCAAAAAGATGGCGCGGCGCGTGAAGAGCCTGCTCAAGGAGCATGGTCCGGATGGGCTGGATACCATTCTGCACTACTACGCCAGCCAGAAATAAGGGGGAGGACAGTATGAATACAATTGATCGGCGTAATTTTCTCAAGTTGTCCGGCGGAGCCGTCGCACTCGGCACACTCGGCGCCTGCGCGGGCCCGAACAAAAGCTCGATGGCCGCGAAGAAGGTGGTGGTTGTAGGCGGCGGCCCGGGTGGGGCCACGGCAGCCAAGTACCTGACCATGCTCGACCCGAATGTGGATGTCACACTTATCGAGCCCAACCGCACCTATCACACCTGCTTCATGAGTAACGAAGTACTCTCCGGAGAGCGCTCCATCGACTCCATCGCCTTCGGGTTCGACGGTCTTCGCAAGCGCGGCATTCGGGTCGTGCACGATCTCGTCACCGCGATCGATCCGGAATCCCGAACGATAACCACCAAGGGCGGTGATACCTTCAACTATGACCGGGCCGTTGTCTCCCCGGGCGTCGACTTCAAGTGGGAAGCCATCAACGGCTACAACGCACAAGTCGCCGAAAACATTCCGCACGCCTGGAAAGCCGGTCCCCAGACCGTCACCCTTCGCAAACAGCTCGAGGCGATGCGTGATGGAGGAACGGTAATCATCGTACCGCCCACCAACCCGTTCCGCTGTCCGCCGGGGCCTTACGAGCGGGCCAGCCAGATCGCCCACTACCTGAAACACAACAAGCCCAGTTCGAAGATCCTGGTCCTCGACCCGAAAGACAAGTTCTCCAAACAAGGTCTGTTCACCCAGGGCTGGAAAAGGCTTTACGGCTACGGCACCGACAACTCCATGATCGAATGGGTTTCCGGCGCAGCCGGGGGCAAGATCGAGGGCGTGGATGCCCGTAGCATGACGGTTCAGGGCGCGGTCGAGTCCTTCAAAGGCGACGTCATCAACGTTATCCCGCCCCAGAAGGCCGGCAAACTGGCCTTCACCGCCGGGCTAACCAAGGGTGACTGGTGTCCAATCAACAAAAAGACCTTCGAGTCGCTGATCCACCCCAATATCCACGTGTTGGGCGACGCCTCCATCTCTGCCGGCATGCCCAAGTCCGGCTATAGCGCCAATGTACAGGCCAAGGTCTGCGCAATGGCCATCTCGGACATGCTCAATGACCGGGAGCCGGGTGATCCTTCCTACATGAATACCTGTTACAGCATCGTGGGCAAGGATTACGGGATGTCGGTCTCCGTGGTTTACGCCTTCGATGAAGCCAACAACCAAATCGTCAAGGTGAAGGGTGCCGGTGGACTCACGCCCTCCGACGCCAGCGATGAGGCACTGAAGCGGGAATCCCGGTACGCTCACGGCTGGTTCCGTAATATCACGGACGACATGTACAGCTGATTCCAGCTGCCAGAGCGGAACGGAACGGGGCCTGCGGGCCCCGTTTTTCATGACAGACCCGAAAGACAGCGGTTTTCCAGCTCCCCTCGCCCGCCCCCGGGCCATCGGCTCTTCCGTATGCGCCCCAAATCGAGCATTTCGCTGCCGTACTCGGGAAGCGGACTCGCAGCACTGAACTACTATGGAAAGAGGAAAAGAGACTTGTTCACAACCTGGAGGTTATCGCTGTGCACAAGACACTGGACGATTTCAAGGACGACTTTCCGAATGCCTGGGCAGCCTACGAGAATCTGCGGAATACCTGTGATCACGATGGCCCGCTAGACAAGAAAACGGTCGAGTTGATCAAGGTGGGTATCGCCGCTGCGCAGGAACATGAGGGCAGTCTGGTATCCCACGTCTCACAGGCGCAAAAGGCAGGCGCAAGCCCCGGGGAAATCTATCACGCAGTGCTGCAAGCGACCGGGATTGCCGGCTTCACTGTCACCCTGCACGGGATGCGTACCGCCAAGACCTACATCGAACAGTAAATCTGCTCGTGCCGGAGCGGGGGACTCCCCGATCCGGCACGAGACGCATGGATTCCCTACGGGTGGGTTGCCCGGATTCGCCGCTCCCAAGCGACGTTTTCAGATTCGACCAACGATCTTCAATGCTATGCCTTTCCTGCTCGGGAAACTGCCACCCAACATCCTTGGCGAGCTGCTGGGCCGAATACCCCTCGACGATCCCGACATCGTTGTCGGCCCCGGGATCGGCATGGATTGCGCCGTATTGCGCTTTGGCGACCGGCTTCTGATCGCCAAGTCCGACCCGGTCACCCTCACAAGCGATGGACTCGGCCATTACCTGGTCTCGGTCAACGCCAACGACGTCGCAACCACCGGTGCCCGCCCCCGCTGGCTTCTGGTCACCCTGCTGTTACCCGAGCAAAAGTCGGACCTCGCCCTGGTGAGCGACCTGATGGATCAGATCAATCGCTCCTGCCGGGAACTCGGTATTGCCCTGGTGGGCGGGCATACGGAGATTACCTCGGGCCTCGACCGGCCCATTGCCGTCGGTGCACTACTGGGAGAGGTTGAAGAGGGGCAACTGATTACGCCCCGCGGGGCTCGCCCCGGCGATCGGATCCTGCTCACCAAAGGTGTCCCAATCGAGGGCACGGCGATCATTGGCCGGGAGATGGCAGAAGAGCTGACAAGAAAGCTGGGCAGCAAGGTCGCCGCTGCTGCACGGGCCTTCGCCCACCAGCCCGGAATCAGCGTCACGGCGGATGCCCGAATCGCCACCGCAGCCGCGCAAGTCACCGCCATGCACGACCCCACCGAGGGGGGACTGATCACGGCCCTGTGGGAACTTGCCGAAGCCAGTAACCGCCACCTTGCCGTCGACCCGGCAGCCGTTCCGATCCCGGAACTGTCACGGCAAATCTGCAGCAGCATGAACATCGACCCGTTGGCGACCATCGCCTCGGGAGCGCTGCTGGTGACTGCAGCCCCGGAAGATGCCGCCCGCATCAAAGCGGCTCTCCTGTCGGAGGGGATCGCCTGTGCCGACATCGGTACGGTGGGCGAGGGTCCGGCAGGCCTGGAGCGGCTCACGAATGATGGCTATGTGCCCTGGCCAATGCCCGAGCGCGACGAGCTGGCTCGTCTGTTGGAAAATCGGGGCGGCTAATGCGCTCCTTTTCCCCTATTCGACCGGTTCGATGGTCGACTCTTCAACGAGCGTGGGATAGAAGTAACCCATGCCAAAATCCGTATCGAGCTTGACGGTACCGGTGGCACGCACCCGGTCACCGACATTGGCCGTCTGCTGACTGGTGAAGGTCAGCGGTTCGGCCCCGGCCGGAGCGCCCTCGTCCTGAACGTGAACGAAATTGCGCTTCATGATGCCGTTGTTCACCTTCACCACTTCACCCACCACAGAGACCTGCTTGCCGCCAAGTTCCGAGCGGTTGGCATGCACATCGGCTATCGATAGGGTGTCGGCCAGCGCAGCCGAGGCAGAGAGAACTGCTGCGACGGCAAACACCAGGAAAGGCATCGATTTCATAAGGTATATCCTCGCTGGGGATCGAACCCCCTTCTACCACACTGACGCCAACGAGAGAAACCGGCTGCAGGTGATATCGAATACCTGAGGTCGCACGACCGGTCTGTCGACCTTGAAGTGCGCCAGACAGAGCGCCCGTCTTCCGGCCGCAAATGGACTTTTGCTTTTGGGCAGCGTGACTCGCGAGCTTTGCAGGACATCCAGGCCCGGCTCGGAGAAGAGGCGGATTCACGAGGCGTGCAGGTCGATAAGAAATCCCCTAGCTGCGCGAGCCCTCAGCCACTTATACGGTCAATTTCGACTACAAAAACGGCCTTCTAAGTACAAAAGGATGAAGGATATCGTGAATTAATGAATTGGTATCAATCGCTTACGCTGGTCCGACCCTAAAATTAATCCTCTCCCTAAAATTCCCTCGCCGCTGATAATCATCATGCTGAGTGAATACCTCGACCTGCCCAGAGAACTCAAGCCCCATACCCTGCGCGCCAAACACTGTATCAAGCAGTCCAGCTAATCGCCCGCGTCAAACAGGCCGGCCAGCGTCCTCGTCCTTCGGCGAGTTCCGAGGGACGAGGTCACCAGTAAATCATTTACTGTGCCGTTACCTATTTATGGGTCGGTGTAGGTGCCTGAGCTGCCCGCCGCCCAGCCATACATGTCTGCCGCCGTTACTTCGTCACCGCCGCTGACGCTACTTTCTCTCTCGCTGGCGGTGTTGAGATATCCACCGCTGACGCTGCTGGATTGCCCGCCGGCGTAATTAAAAGCTCCCCCGCTAATACTGCTGAAGTCCCCGTTGGCGGTATTGGTCTCTCCTCCGCTGACGCTGCTGTACTCCCCACTGGCGGTGTTCATTGCACCACCGCTGACGCTGCTGAAGTCCCCGCTGGCGGTGTGGTACCTTCCTCCGCTGACGCTGCTGTATTTTCCGCTGGAGGTGTTTCGCTCCCCACCACTGACGGAGGCATGCAAGCGATGAATGGCGTTGTTACTGCCGACCACGAGACCGCCATAACTGGAATAGCTGTTTTTAGACCCACCAACGATATTATGAGAGCCGGACTTGTGACTTTGCGCCCAGGTTTTACCGGCATTCTCGCAACTGGTCGGATCAGCGTACGAACCGTCGCTGCAGATCGGATCCCCCGCATCACGCGCGGCATCGTAGCCGACAATGAAGTTGCCCAGGCCGTTGATACTGTCGGTCTGCCCCGCGCCGTTGACCAGTTGCAGGTTGACGCCCATGAGGCGTACCAGCGGGCCGCGGTTGTCGGAAACGGTGTCCACCGTAAGATAGGGTTCCAGGTCCATGACATGGCTGTTGTTGATGCCGCTGATTTGGGAGTCATGCGTCGCGACCTCGCTTTCCAGTGTCGCGATGGTGGCGTTGGCATCATTCAGATCCGATTCCAGTTGCGTAATGGTGTCCTTGGCGGTATTGACCTCATTTTGCAAGGTGTCGACCGCCGCTTGCAGATCCGCGATCGCGTCCGCATTAGTTGTCGTGCGGGTGTCATTGTCGTTGACTTCCGTGGCGACAGCATCGAAGTTCGCGTTGACCTCGGCGGCGACCGCCGGGGTATCCGCCTGGAAGCTGTGCGGTACGCTGACCTGACCCGCACGGGCGGCATGCGACATCAACAAGAGTATTACCCCGCAGGTAATCAACAGCGGTATAGGCTTGCTCATGATTGCCCCTTTCTATTATTGAATTTATTCAGTTCCAATGATCCTGGTCCCAGACCATCCGGTCCCAGTCGCTGCTACTTTCAACGGACGAGTTCTCATCACTGTCACCGCCGCCCCCACCGCCACAGGCGGCAAGTGCCACGGCAAACAGACCGCATACCAATAGTCGAATGAAGTTGCCACACACAAATGTTACCCCCTTGTTGTCCTGATGGTTGAATCCGGCCTGATATTGCGTACACCGGTTCCCTGCCCGGCACGAACAATCGCGCGGGAGAACCATGCGGGACGCTATCCCGATCGAACTAACCCGGGGTGGCAGCCCTTATCACGATCCAATTTCCCCACCAAACACCCCGTCTACCAGCAACTTTCAGCCGCGGTATCGTCGTTAAGTGCCCATACCTCGTCGCCGGTTATGAACACCGTTCCATTTGCGTACCCTATCGGTCCCTTGCTGGCCCCGTCGGTGAAAATGGCCGTAGTCCACTTTTTGTCACCGTTCAACGGATCGAAGCCATAGAGGAACGTCTTGAGACTCTCGCTTGCCGCCAGGTAAACGGTGTCGCCGACCACGATGGGGACGCCGTTGGTCACGGGGTAGGTTGGCAGGTTGTTGCCGGATTCGGGGTCTTCGTACCACAGGTCCCCCGAGTCCCACAGCTGTGTCCCGTCCTCGGCGTCGAACGCTACGAGCGCGAAGCTATCCCTGACGATATAAACTCCCTGATCGGTCACCGCCATCGCATCGGATTGCACGCCGTCGGGTAGAACCACGTCGATGACTTCGGTCCTGCTCTGCAGATCGAACGCGCGGAGGCGGTGTTCGGCGCTGGAGTATCCGCTATCGGCCACGACGTAGTAGAGTTTCCCGTTCGCGACAACCGGGTCGGTTTTCACCAGGTAGAAAAACCCGCCTGAGACATCCTCGCGCCAGTTTTGCGTGGGTCCGGACAGGTCCACGAAGTAGACGTAGAGATGTGAATCATCCGGAGCCAGGTAGTAGGCGATACCGTTGTCGATGGTGACCACTCCGGAGGGTGCGTTGTAGTTTATGGATGAATCCGTCGTGTCCACGGGGTGCTCCCACTTCACCGTGCCGGCCACGGCGCGTCGAGGGCGACGAGGTGACCACTTGTGAGCAGGTACAGCCGGATCGTGCCCAGTTTATTGGAATCACATTTCATGTTGATGCTCCCTTTTTCATTTTGCTGGTGCGTTCGGGCGCACTCACGAATGCCGGCCCAGCCGGACCAGTGCTATACCTGTGGGTTGCTTATGTCGGCGGCTCGGCGAACGATCCCGCGTTCGCCGAGCCCAGTCTGCTATGGGGTGGCAGTCAGGAAGTCGTTACAGGTCTGGAACTCAGCGGTGTAACCATCGGGACCAATCACCTGCACCTCATGGGGATCCGGCGCGTCGTCGCCGAAGTAAACGGCCACTTCAGTGTTGTCCGCACCGGTTACCGTGATGGAACCACCATCCGGGCACACTTCTCCCGAATCGCCGTAAAGGGATTCATTATTCTCATCAACCGGATAGCTGAGGTCTTCGGCACTCAACAAAAGGGTGCCCTCGCCGTCGGGCGATTCGAAGCTCCCGCCCACGGTTACCGTATTGGAATAGTTGGAGTAAGTGCTTCCACTGACGGTATAGGAAAAGGAATTGCGGACCGAAGCGTCTGCATTGAGCGAGAAGTCGGCGCCCGTGTCGCACTCCACCGAGAAACCGTGATCGGAAGTAGTCCCGTATTCGAATACGAACAGGTAATCACCATCAGGCAGGGTGTCTGGCATCTCGGTGTAGATCCTCCAGCCGAATGCGCCCTCGAAACTGCACCCATTGCCCGTGAAGGCGCCATTATCCGTTTCGATTAAACTCTCGATACCACCATTGGGAAACTCATCCCACTCGCCGACCGTAAGCACCATCACGCCATTGAAAGGCTCGCTACCGCCTGTATCGCAATTAGTGGCAACATATTCGATAGTGGAACTTCCACTGGTATTGTTTAACGCGGTGGCTTCGAGAGTACCGCCACCTGGACAATCCGCGGAAACGACACTGGTCCTGGCTATTTTCTCCTCGGCATCACCGGAAATACTGGCAAGCTCGTCTGTGGCGCTACTCAATTCATCACCGGCAGAGCCCGCACCACCGGCGCCACGAGTGGCTTCCTGGGCGGCAGCAAGAGCGTTGTCATCGGTGACTTTAGCAGTTGCATCCGTGCCGCCACCACTGTCCATATCGGTATCATCCCCGCCACTGCTTCCGCCACCACAGCCGTGCAGCCCGAGTAGCAACAAGGGAAACAGCATCAAGTATGATTTTTTTTGCATAGGGTTCTCCATCTCCTGCGATTACCGAATTCATCCCGCTGCAAAGACACCGAAGCTCATTCGACTCGGTATTTCATTTCCTGTCTTCGCGCTTCAGTTCACTCCTGCCATACCATGGAAACCCTGGTAGTTGGCGCATGGGAGCCGTGCGGGCCGTCAATGGACGAAGTTAGCGTTCAGAAGGGGGGAGGTATTGTAAAAATCGGACAGATCTGGACTTGCGTAGCGCGGAAACTTGGAGGTGTGGCCGCGAACGCGGCCACACAAGTTCAGCCGGATAGCGATGCCGCCCGGCCAAGATAGTTCTTCAGAAACGGATCCGGGTGGTGCAGGAAAGCGAGCGGATTGGTGCCGATCAGCCGCTGGAAGTCATGGATAAAGTGTGCCTGGTCGTAGTAGCCACAGCGTAACGCTGCTTCCTGCAACCCCTCGCTGTTTTGTGTCAGCATATGCGTGACTACCCGATTGATCTGCACGATCTTTGCAAACGGCTTGGGGCCCACTCCCACAGTCCTGACGAATTGCCGGTACATCTGCTTGGGGGTCCAATGACACCGCTTGGCAAGATCTTCCATCCTGATACAACCATCAGACTGCTCGATCAAGGCTACTGCATGGTCGACCCGTGGAGTTTCCACCGCATCCTCCACAAAGCGCGAGAGGAAGCACTCTAGCGTGTTGATCTTGTTGGTGACCTCCACCTGCGCGGGAAGCGTCTCAAGCAATTCGCCACCATCGGGAGCAATTTCAAGAAAGTCGGTGATGCAATCGGTAAAGGTACTGCAGACCCGTTTAAAGAGCCGATAAAACCCGGTGGGCTGAAACTCAATGCCTAACAGCTCGCTGTTCTGCGCAGTTTCCGCAACGGGCATTTCGTTCTTCAACTGTCCACCAACAAACAACTCAGGACATCGACTCCAGCAAACATCAGAGAAACTCATCCGCATCGGGGCATTGTAAACGTGGGTGATGTAATGCGCTCCGGTGGGCGGGACAGCAATGGTGGTGGAAGCACCCTCGGGACCGTAGCTGTGCAGAATCCGGCGAACAAACGGAAGGAGATATTTCGAAGGAGGGTATTCCTGATGGCACAATTGGGGTTCATCTTCCATTTTCGCGCTCTCCGGCATGTCTGCGACCTGCTGTTAGTCTCCAATCGGTGGTTGCAATATCTACTTGCAATGGGCCTTTTCTATCACACCCACGCCGATGAAAAAATGTCGACACAACCTTGAGGTTTCATGGTGAATCCTCGTCGACCCTTCAATGAGATCGATCCTGGAGGCCAATCGGGGTGACAATTCCGCAGCTCGGAGCGAAGCTGTAGAGAAGGACATCAGGAAGTACAAGCCGCACAGGAGCTACCCGCATGCTGATATTCATTGCAGGTCTCATACTGTTTTTTGTCCCGCACACGGTCTCTATCGTCAATGAACCGTGGCGCAACCGTATGGCCGAACGTCTGGGCGAACCAATCTGGAAGGGTATCTACTCGATTATCGCCATCGTTGGTCTGGTACTGATCATCCAGGGCTACGGCATGGCCAGGACGGACCCGACCATCCTCTATCTACCGCCGCTGTGGGCAAACCATCTCAACTGGTTGCTGATGCTCCCGATCTTTCCCCTGCTGATCGCCACTTATGCCCCCGGGCACATCCGGGCCCTCACCCGACACCCGATGCTGTGGGCGACCATCATCTGGGCCGGCGGCCATCTGCTCGCCAACGGCATGCTTGCCGACCTGCTGCTGTTCGGAACCTTTTTCATCTGGGCCGTCGCCGACCTCATCTCCATGCGTCGACGCATCCAGCGCCCGTTACCC
This Thiohalomonas denitrificans DNA region includes the following protein-coding sequences:
- a CDS encoding helix-turn-helix domain-containing protein: MEDEPQLCHQEYPPSKYLLPFVRRILHSYGPEGASTTIAVPPTGAHYITHVYNAPMRMSFSDVCWSRCPELFVGGQLKNEMPVAETAQNSELLGIEFQPTGFYRLFKRVCSTFTDCITDFLEIAPDGGELLETLPAQVEVTNKINTLECFLSRFVEDAVETPRVDHAVALIEQSDGCIRMEDLAKRCHWTPKQMYRQFVRTVGVGPKPFAKIVQINRVVTHMLTQNSEGLQEAALRCGYYDQAHFIHDFQRLIGTNPLAFLHHPDPFLKNYLGRAASLSG
- a CDS encoding NnrU family protein, yielding MLIFIAGLILFFVPHTVSIVNEPWRNRMAERLGEPIWKGIYSIIAIVGLVLIIQGYGMARTDPTILYLPPLWANHLNWLLMLPIFPLLIATYAPGHIRALTRHPMLWATIIWAGGHLLANGMLADLLLFGTFFIWAVADLISMRRRIQRPLPELPATAANDIIAVVGGLGIYAAFLFGLHGWLIGVPLMG